In the genome of Planococcus donghaensis, the window TGAACGCCGCCAATATTTCAATGAAACAGATGAAACGGTAAACCAAAAAGTCAAAGCGGCTTTTGCTCACGGTTTAGTTCCGATTTTATGTGTTGGTGAAACACTTGAACAGCGTGAAAATGGTGAAACAGGATCTGTTGTCGAAGCACAAGTGGAAAAAGGGATTTCTGGGTTGTCAGAAGAGCAAATTACGCAATTAGTTATTGCTTATGAACCTATTTGGGCAATCGGAACAGGTAAAACAGCTACTGCTGAAGATGCAAACGAGGTTTGCGGAATTGTCCGCAAAAAAGTGGCATCGTTATATGAAGATCAAACAGCTGAACAACTTCGCATTCAATACGGCGGCAGTGTAAAACCTGCAAATGTCGATGAATTGATGGGTATGGAACATATTGACGGAGCATTAGTTGGCGGTGCCAGCTTAGAAGTCGAGTCTTTTGTGAAGTTGTTGGAGGCTGGTTCAAATGCGTAAAACCGAACATCCAGCGGCGCTCATCATTTTAGATGGATTTGGTTGTCGTGAAGAAACCTTCGGAAATGCTGTTGCACAAGCTAAAAAACCCAACTTCGATCGCCTATGGAAAGAATATCCACATGAAATGCTGACAGCTTCAGGTGAAGCTGTCGGGTTACCAGATGGACAAATGGGTAATTCTGAAGTTGGCCATTTGAACATTGGTGCTGGACGTATTGTTTACCAAAATTTAACACGTATTAATAAAGCAATTCGTGAAGGTGATTTTTTCGAAAATCCTGCATTTCTTGAAGCAATTGCTAACGCTAAAAACAATGGCAAAGCACTTCACATTTTAGGCTTATTATCTGATGGTGGTGTACACAGTCATTACTCTCATCTTTTTGCTTTATTGGAACTTGCAAAACAACAAGGACTAACTAAAGTATATGTACACGGTTTCCTTGATGGTCGAGACGTAGGACCAAAATCTGCGCTTGAATATGTAGAAGAAACCGAAAAGCAGATGAAAGAAATTGGTGTTGGTAAATTTGCGTCAATTAGCGGACGATATTATGCAATGGACCGTGACAAGCGTTGGGAACGTGTAGAGTTAGCGTACCGAGTGTTAGTTGATGGAGTTGGCAAAACAGCAGAATCGGCAACAGCGGGCATCACGTCATCTTATGACGAAGACGTGGTGGATGAATTTGTAGTTCCTTTTGCAATTGAAGAAGATGGCAAACCGGTTGCAACAATTGATTCTGAAGACTCGTTAATCTTCTTCAACTTCCGACCAGATCGTTCAATTCAAATGACTTCGGCGTTTATTCGTGAAGATTTCAACGGATTTTCGTTAAGCGATAAACACCCTAAAAACTTAAGCTATATCACATTTACTTCTTATAGCGAAGAATTACCAACGCGTGTTGCGTTTGATACATTAAACTTAGAAAACACGATTGGTGAAGTTTTATCTTCAAATGGCTTAACTCAGTTGCGTATTGCAGAAACTGAGAAATATCCACACGTAACATTCTTTATGAGCGGCGGGCGCGAAGAAATTTTCCCAGGGGAAGATCGAATTTTAGTCGATTCACCAAAAGTAGCGACTTACGATTTGCAGCCAGAAATGAGTGCTTACGAAGTAACTGATCGTTTAGTTGAGCAAATTGAAGCGGGCGCACACGATGCGATCATCTTGAACTTTGCAAACCCAGACATGGTCGGTCACAGTGGTATGCTCGAACCGACAATGCGAGCTATTGAAGTAGTAGACGAATGTCTAGGTCGCATAGTAGATGCGCTACATGCGCAAGGCGGCTCGGCACTTATTACGGCTGACCATGGCAATGCTGACGAGGTTCGTACGTTAGAAGGGCTACCTATGACGGCACATACTACGAACCAAGTACCGGTGATTTTGACGAAGTCAAGTCATGAACTTCGCAAAGGTGGCATTCTTGCCGACCTAGCACCAACTATTTTGAAAATGCTAGATGTTGAACAACCGGTTGAAATGACCGGAAAACCATTATATTAAAGGGAGCTGTTTTAATTGCCAATTATTACACACATTCAAGCACGCGAAATTTTAGATTCACGAGGAAACCCAACAATCGAAGTTGAAGTATTCACAGAAAGCGGAGCTTTTGGTCGCGCAATCGTACCATCAGGTGCGTCTACGGGTGAACACGAAGCAGTAGAACTACGTGATGGCGATAAGAGCCGCTACCTTGGTAAAGGTGTATTAAAAGCAGTAGAACACGTTGACGGTGAAATTGCTGAAGCATTAGAAGAAAAATATTCAGTGCTTGACCAAGTATCAATCGATAAAGCATTGATCGAATTAGATGGTACAGAAAACAAAGGTCGTTTAGGCGCAAACGCAATTCTTGGGGTTTCTCTAGCAGTTGCACACGCTGCAGCTAACTACTTAGATATGCCTTTATACCAATACTTGGGTGGCTTTAACGCTAAACAATTGCCAGTTCCAATGATGAACATCTTAAATGGTGGCGAACACGCTGATAACAACGTCGACATCCAAGAATTTATGGTAATGCCTGTTGGAGCAAAATCGTTCCGTGAAGCTGTTCAAATGGGTGCAGAAATTTTCCATAACTTAAAAGCTGTACTTAAAGAAAAAGGCTATAACACTTCTGTTGGGGATGAAGGCGGATTTGCTCCGAACTTAGGATCGAATGAAGAAGCATTAACAACAATTATGGAAGCAATCGAAAAAGCTGGATACAAGCCAGGTTCAGATATCTTACTAGCAATGGATGTTGCGTCTTCTGAAATCTACGATAAAGAAAAAGGCGTTTACAACTTGCCTGGAGATAACACAGTAAAAACTTCTGCTGAAATGGTTGATTGGTACGAAGAGCTTTGCAACAAGTACCCAATCATTTCGATTGAAGATGGCTTGGATGAAAACGACTGGGCTGGACATAAATTGTTAACCGAACGTATCGGCGACCGCGTGCAATTAGTGGGTGACGATTTATTCGTTACAAACACGAAGAAATTGTCTCAAGGAATTGAAGAAGGTGTCGCTAACTCAATCTTGATCAAAGTTAACCAAATCGGTACACTGACGGAAACGTTTGATGCGATCGAAATGGCAAAACGTGCTGGCTATACAGCAGTAATCAGCCACCGTTCAGGTGAGTCAGAAGATGTTACAATTGCAGACATCGCTGTTGCAACAAATGCTGGACAAATTAAAACAGGCGCGCCATCTCGTACAGACCGCGTTGCGAAATACAACCAATTATTACGCATCGAAGATCAATTGTTCGAAACAGGCCAGTACCTTGGATTAAAAACTTTCTATAACTTGAAAAAATAAAGTTGTAAAAAGTAGAGTTGATTGGAGTTAATCATCAGCAAATCAAATTCTCTAATATATCTTTTAGAAAATAGAAGGCATTTGCCTTCTATTTTCTATTTCTATTGTCACCGGTCACAATGTTTGGTAAACTTAATTTTGTTGTGAATGTTCGTTTCAGGAGGTGGAATTTATGCATACGTTGTTAATGACATTACTCGTCATCGTATCGCTCGCATTAATCGTAGTCGTTTTATTGCAATCTGGAAAAAGTGCAGGTCTTTCAGGAGCCATCTCCGGTGGAGCAGAGCAACTTTTCGGTAAGCAAAAAGCTCGTGGCTTGGACTTAGTCTTACACCGAGTAACGATTGTACTTGCTGCCTTATTCTTTATTCTGGCTATTGCCGTAACGAAAGTTTAATGTAGATGATTAAATCGCCTGACCATACATGGTTAGGCGTTTTCTTTTAGTATTAGAATGGAGGAGTTTTCATGCGAGTTTCGCAACCAAAACCATTTTTCTTTAAAAAAGGCCCACGGGCAGTAATTCTTTTGCATGGCTTTACAGGAAATTCAGCAGATGTTCGGATGTTGGGACGTTTTCTTGAAACCAATGGATATACAAGCATAGCACCACATTACGCAGGACATGGCGTGGCACCAGAAGAATTGGTTGGCACAGGCCCAGCGGATTGGTGGAAAGACGTAGAGCAAGCGTATGATACGTTAATCGAAGAAGGCTATACTGAAATTGCAGTAGCCGGTTTGTCGCTTGGCGGCGTATTTAGCTTGAAATTAGGGTATACAAAGCCTATCAAGGGCATTGTTTCGATGTGTGCACCAATGAATATGAAATCTACTGATTTGATGTATCAAGGTGTATTGAAATATGCGCGCGATTATAAGAACTATGAAGGAAAAAGCGATGAAGTTATCGAAAAAGAAATAGAGGCTTTTCAAGAAAAGCCGATGGAATCATTGGCTGATTTGCGTGCCTTGGTTGCAGATGTAAAAGAGCATGTAGATCACATTTATGCGCCTTTATTCGTTGTTCAAGGTAGATTAGATACCGTAATTGATACAGATTCAGCTAATGTCATTTATAATAACTCAGAATCGACCGACAAACACATAAAATGGTACGAAAATTCCGGTCACGTTATTACGCTCGATAAAGAAAAAAAGCAATTGCACGAAGACATTCTCACATTTCTTGAATCGTTAGATTGGAGTGTGTGAACTGTTATAAAGGAGGAGTTAGATTTGGGGAATCCCGAAAAATCATTAGAACAGCGCTTATTGGTGTTTATGCGTGAAGAAGCTTATAAACCGCTGACTGTACAAGAAATAGAAGAACAATTCGGCTTTGAAGATGCTGATGAGTTTACAGAGTTAGTCAAAACATTAGTAAGGTTAGAAGAATCGGGAACACTCGTCCGCTCAAGATCTAACCGATATGGCGTGCCAGAACGCATGAATGTTATGCGCGGCAAATTCATCGGACATCCAAAAGGATTTGGCTTTGTTGCCCCAGAAGAAGCAGGATTAGACGATGTCTTTATCCCGCCTACTGAAGTGAATGGCGCAATTAATGGAGATACTGTATTAATCCGTATATCAGAAGGCTCTTCAGGAGATCGCCGGGAAGGCGCAATTATTCGGATTATTGAACGTGGAACGACAAAAGCAGTTGGAACGTTCCAAGAAAACAAAGGTTTTGGTTTTGTTGTAACCGATGACAAAAAAATGAATATGGATATTTTTATTGCAAAAGACGACACGTTAGGAGCTGTAGACGGTCATAAAGTTGTAGTAGAAATTACTGGATGGCCAGAAGGCAGAATGTCTGCCACGGGCATGGTAACGCAAATTCTTGGTCACAAAAACGATCCGGGTGTCGATATTCTTTCTATTATTCATAAATACGGCATCGAAACAGAATTTCCACCAGATGTACTAGAACAAGCGAATAATGTACCAGACCAAATTGATCCAGCAGATCTAAACAATCGTCGTGATTTACGCGAAGAACAAATCGTAACGATTGATGGAGCGGATGCTAAAGATTTAGATGATGCCGTTCAAGTAGTAAAATATGAAGACGGTACGTATAAATTAGGCGTTCACATCGCGGACGTTAGTCATTACGTAACGGAAGGCTCTCCAATTGACCGCGAAGCTTATGATCGTGCTACGAGTATTTATTTGACGGATCGTGTGATTCCAATGATTCCACATCGCTTATCGAACGGAATTTGCTCGTTAAATCCACAAGTAGACCGTTTAACATTGTCATGTGAAATGATTTTCAATGACAAAGGTGAAGTGCAATCACATGAAATTTTCCAAAGTGTCATTAACACGTCCGCTCGTATGACCTACACGGATGTTTACGAAATTTTAGAGCAAGACAACCAAGAACTGAAAGAACAATATAGCGAATTAGTGCCTATGTTTGAATTGATGAAAGAATTAGCAGAAGTTCTTCGCACAAAACGTATGCGCCGCGGAGCTATTGATTTTGACTTTAAAGAGTCGAAAGTATTAGTCGATGAAAACGGCTATCCAGTAGATGTTGTGATTCGCGAACGTACAGTTTCGGAACGTTTAATCGAAGAATTTATGCTAGCTGCCAATGAAACAGTAGCTGAGCATTTTCATAACATGGAAGTTCCGGCAATTTACCGTATTCACGAAGATCCAAAACCAGAAAAGTTACAACGCTTTTTCGAATTTGTTACGAACTTTGGAATTGTGGTAAAAGGTTCTGGTACACAAATTCATCCGCGTGCTTTGCAAGAAATTGTTGAATCCATTGCAGGAACACCGGAAGAACCGGTTATTTCCACAATGATGTTGCGTTCAATGCAACAAGCGAAATACTCTGCTGAAAGTTTAGGTCATTTTGGTTTATCAACCGAATTTTATACACATTTCACATCACCAATTCGTCGTTACCCCGATTTAATCGTGCATCGCTTGATCCGCACATATTTAATCGAAAAAGACTTGTCGAAAAAAACAATTGCTTATTGGGATGCCAATATGGATGATATTGCAACGCATACGTCAGAACGTGAACGCCGCGCAGTAGAAGCAGAACGCGACACGGATGCATTGAAGAAATCACAATTCATGGCTGATAAAATCGGTGAACAGTTTACAGGAATTATTTCTTCAGTAACGAATTTCGGTTTGTTTATCGAACTGCCGAATACGATTGAAGGCTTGGTGCACGTATCTAATATGACGGATGATTATTACCGTTTTGACGATCGCAGCATGATGATGATAGGTGAACGTTCAAACCGCCAATTCCGTATTGGTGACGAAATTGAAATTAAAGTCATCGGTGTTAAACCTGAGGAATCATCAATTGATTTTGAAATTGTCGGCATGGTGCAAACACCTCGTCGCACAAGAAAAGATCAACCAAAAGTGATTCGTGCAAACAAAAAAGATGGCGCTGGGAAACCAGGACGTGATGGCAAAAAGCCAGAAGGCGGCGGTCCAACACGCAAGCCGAAAAACAAAAAGAAAAAGTTTTATGAAAATGTAGCAAAACAAGGACGCAAAAAGAAAAAATAAAAAACGGCTCTAGAGCCGTTTTTTGAATCTAGTTGAGGTGAAACCACATGGCCAAAGGAGAAGGCAAAGTAATTGCCCAAAACAAGAAAGCCGGTTTTGATTTCTTTATTGAAGAAACAATCGAAGCGGGTATCGTCTTGCAAGGAACCGAGATTAAGTCCGCACGAAACGGCAAAGTCCAATTAAAAGATTCGTTTGTACGAATTCGTAATGGCGAAGCTTGGATTTCAAATATGCACATCAGCCCTTATGATCAAGGCAATCAGTTTAACCACGACCCTACACGGTCGCGTAAATTGTTGTTGCACAAAAAGCAAATTGCGAATTTATTGGCGCATTCAAAAGTGCAAGGCTCTGCAATCATTCCACTGAAAATGTATTTGAAAGATGGATTTGCTAAAGTATTGCTCGGTGTTGGTAAGGGTAAGAAAAACTACGACAAACGAGAAGACTTGAAGAAAAAAGACGCAAAACGAGAAATCGACCGTGCGATGAAAGAACGTAACCGCTAAGACTTGATGTCTGACCATTGGTACTTTATAATGGGTTTATAGCACATGAAGCTGTTTATACATCTTCCGTGTCTCTTTTAATGAGGGGACGTTACGGATTCGACAGGGATGATCTGGGCTTGAGTTGCGCGTCGGAGGGCCGTCTTCGTCACAAACGCATTTATAACAACTGGCAAAACAAACCAAAACCTAGCATTCGCAGCGTAAGCTCGGATCTGCTTTATCTATCCATCGCCCATGTGGCTAGGTAAAGCTCAACTTTAGTGGGATACACCGTTTGCTACCATCTGAGGCAACCGGGAGAGATTCTCAGATTAGTGCCCAGGACGCCTGCTTATCGGCAGAATGGCGCATGAAACCTTAATAGATGAGCTACACGCGTAGATGCTTAAGTAGCGGAGTTTCTGGACGCGGGTTCGACTCCCGCCGTCTCCATAGTGAGATAGCTGCTAAATGCAGTGGTATCAAGGTTTTAATGAGTTAGGGATATTGTACGGGAGTTGAACTCTTGTGTGATATCCCTATTTTCATCCCTACATATTTTATCGAGTTTATTTCATGGACCTTCTAATTCAAATAATGAATTGGGAGGTTTTTTTGTGTTTAAAAGTAGAAAGAATGGAATATTTGCAGTTGGTGAAGATATGGTAGTGTCAATTCCATCTCGTGAAAGTAGTAAAAAGAGTGATAGCTTAACAATAGGTAATGCACTCGAGACCATATTTCAACAAATGAAGATTAGCGGAAACCGTCCACGTACAATAGAAAGCTATAAGTATATTTTCAATCAGTTTATTGAAATGACTTTAATAAAGAACGTTGATGAAATTACTATTGATTCAATCTATCATTATCTAGACGCTGTGCAAGTATCACCGAGTACTAAGTTAATTCGTTTAAAATCTATTAAAGCTGTGTTAAGTAAATTCTTTGATAATGGGTGGATTAAAGAAAAGTTCTGGAATAACATCCATATCAAAATTGATAAGGAAGTTAAAAAAGGAACTAAGGAGTCAGATATTGAAATGCTACTTGCGGTTATTGACCAAAGTACATTCATCGGATTTCGTGATGCAGCAGCTATCAAATTGATGTATACAACTGGTATACGAATAAAAACCTTAGGGGAACTAAAAGAACGTCACATTGACTTTGATAGTCTTTATTTAAACCTTGATGGGTCAACATTGAAGAATCACAAGTACTTAAAACTTCCTATAAATGAAGAGATAGCTGCTATTTTTAAAATACTAATAAAGTTAAATGAGGGTATAAGGGGGCATTATGGAACAGAGAATAAAAATGTCTTTATTACTCAAAATGGTTTACCAATGAATTCAAGTAAATCTTCAAATTGTGCTATTTCTAAACAGCTAAACAAATATTCCAAAAGGTATAATTTGAAAAATATCAATGCACATGCAATTAGGAGAGGTTATGCTAAGAATCTTCTTGAAAAAGGTGCTAGCGTAGCACTTATAAGTAAAGCATTAGGACATTCAGATTTAGCTGTTACTACACAGTATTTAGATTTAGATGTAGAGGAAGTAGCTACAGATTTAAGGAATTTTATATAACACAATATGCAGTCTTAAAATAATTTCAACCTTAAGTGCCTAAATGTTGTTTATTTAGGTGCTTTTTATTTTTATTTGAAGAACATTTTCCTAGTACAGAAAGAAGTAAATTTATTTCATAACATTATTTACATAACGTGTCCTAAAAATAAAAGTATTTGCAAGTAGGTAAGTGTAACAAGAAGCAAATACAAACTACGGGGAGACATGTTATGGAATCATTAGTTAAGAGAAAAAATAATATTACTGTCGTTGATTCAATTATGGGAAGCGGTAAAACAAGTTGGGCTATTCATTATATAAACACGAGTCCAAAATGTAAAAAGTTTATCTTTATTACACCCTATTTGACGGAAATACAAAGAGTTATTGAGAAAACTAATAAATCTTTTATCCAGCCACTGCCAAAAGGGAAGAGAAGTAAATTAGAATCTTTGAAGAACGCTATAGTGAACGGAGATAATATTGTCTCAACTCACGCCCTCTTTAAAAGATGTGATTCAGAACTTATTCAACTATTAGAAGCTGAAAACTACACTTTGATTTTGGATGAAGTAATAGACGTGATTGATGAAATCAATATCACAAAAGACGATATCAAAATCCTTCTAAATTCCGTTGATGAAAATGGAGAGAAAATCATTTCTATAGGAGATAAAGGAGAAGTAAAATGGAATGCTAAAAGTTACGGTTATGGTAACTATCAATCTGTAAGAAATATAGCTAATTCAGGGAATCTAGTTTTATTTGATGAAAGCAAAATGTACTGGCTTTTTCCAGCAGAAATTTTTGAATCTTTTACTCAAATATATATATTAACTTACATGTTTGAAGGGCAAGTACAATCATATTATTATCAGCTATTTAAGATTGATTATAGATTAAAATCTGTAGGATATGAGAAAGAAAAAGGATATTATCTCAAAGAGTATGAAGGTAGAATGAACGAAAATCGTAAGCAGCTTAAATCACTAATAAACATTTATTATTCTTCTCCTTCTGATAATAGGGACATGAACAAAATTGGCGAAAAGTTTAATTCTTTTAGTAAAAGTTATTTAACGGAACAATTAAAAAGTCAAAAGTACAAAGATTTAATAAAGAAGAACAGCTACAACTTTTATCGTCATAAAGTAAAGTGTTCTACCAAAAAAGTTATTTGGACTAGTTTTAAAGACTATGAAAAAATATTAACTCCAGTTGGATTGAAGAAGAGTTTTGTACCTTTAAATGCAAGGGCAACTAATCAATATGCAGCTGCTACTACATGTATTTATTTATCTAATCGCTATATGAATCCTTTAATTAAACGATATTTTCAATCACATGGAATTAAGGTTAATGAAGAATTGTTTGCACTATCTGAGTTATTACAGTGGCTATTTCGTAGTGCTATACGTAAACAACAGAAAATAGATGTGTATATTCCGTCTAGTAGAATGAGAACTCTATTAGAGAAGTATTTAAATAACGAAATTTAATGCATAAAAAAACTAGCAAATAACTCTGCAAACACTGATATCAAGGCGTTTTTAAAGCGTTTCCTTAAAGAAAGAAAAATACACAATCACATTCCGAGGGATACAACTATCCCTCTCCTTGTGATAGTGCATGAATAGAAATAAATACGGAATTAGATATTAAAGGTGGGAGTGAAACGACCACATATGTAGCGTAGCGGAATATAGAGAGGAGTAATGAAATGAAATACAATAGTAGCTTGATGGATGGTATGATTAGATTAGCAATTAAGAACCAATTCGATATACAAGGTAAGCGTCTAACTAAAGATGATGTAATAGCATTAGCACTGCATGATTTGATAAAAGAACAAGAAAAAACACTCAAAAAAGGCTATGCAAATATGTGCAAGTAAAAAGTTACACAATAAGGGCACACCATGGGGGATGGGGGGACACTCGCCGCGACTAGTAGATGCACAATATACGCGGTGGTATCAAAACTTTTTATGCACAATTATTATATAGAAGGTAACTCTACATTGCTAGTGAATTTGAAAGCCGAATTGAGGAGGTTAGTTGTCTAGAAATAAAGTAAGTCATTAGGAGGGTAGTTTGATGAAGTTAAAGCATTTTATAATTGTAATTACTATAATATCAATTGTTATCTTTTTAGGTTCATTAACCGTAAATGGACTAGTTACATATTGGGGAAATAGTTTAAAGTGGGGAAGCGGTAGTAGAGATATTTGGATAGGCTTTTGGGGAAGTATATTAGGTGGTTTAGTTGGTAGTTTAGCGGTTATATTTACTACGTATTATTTGATTAGTAACGAAGATAGAAAGCAAAGAGATTTAATTTTGTTAAATTTAGAAATAGATACAATTAAACAAATTAACACAAACTTATCTACTCTTGAAAATTCTTTCAATAAATTTTCAGAGTTAGCAGAGGAATATATATATAAAGTCGGTAAAGATGTTTCAACATCAGAAGTTGCCGAAATTAAAGAGTTGATTTATAAGGAATTGCGGAAACTGGACAAATTAACTGGTAGGTTTTACAACAATGAAAGTTTTTACACTGAAGATATGAGTATTTTCAGCAATTTACTTTCGGACTTTAGAAGAAATGTGAAATACATAGGTTGGAAAGTTAGAGATTGTAATGATAAAAACGCTAGCAAAACTCTTGAGGATTTTATTGAACTTAATAATAAGGTTGAAGAAATTGTAGATGGACTGATAAAACATTTAAGTATTAGACACTTAGAAGAATATATTAAGTTTTCTGAAGCAAGAGGTTCGAAAAAAAATATTAGAGATAGTTTTAAAAGCGTATTAAGTAAAATAATAAAAGAAGAAAAATAAGTGTAAGAGAATTATACTCATCCTTCTTTTATTCTGTATTTATTTATACAGCTTTTAAAAATGGTTATTTTTTGGGGAAGAAAAGATGGACTGGAACGGGTATTAAAATGGAAGGACTAAAAGATAGTGAGGCGATAAAATGGAACTTGAACTTTATTCAAAGGGAGAAGTTATAGATTATGTTTATCAGTACTCGAAATATCATGGGAATTTATTGGTTTATTGTGAAAGAATAGCTAAAGAAGAAACAGCTAATGGATTCGCTACACTAATTTTTCTATTTAATATCACTGAAAATATATTTAAAGGTATTACTGAAGATTATGATGTTAATTTTTATGAAGTAATACATAATTTAAGAAATCAAAAGTATATCTCACGAGAAGAATATGTATTTCTTAATAAAGGGAAAACAAGTGTTAGGGGATTACGGAATATATTTGCACACGCAGATTTATCTAAGTACAATCTAGTTTTTCTGGAGAACGGCAAAGAAGTGCTGTATCCACTAAGTGAAAATGAAACTTGTGTAATATTATATGATATTCTTTCAGATGTAGTTTTTAATTTGTTATTGAAGGTAGTAAGTGTTAACTTCGTAAATCCAATTCCACTCAATCTAGATAATACTATAAAAAGTATTAAGCTTAATCTGAAAGAGTTTTCACCAGAGGAGTTAATGAGATTTAAGGGATTAGAACCTAAAGAAATTGTAGAATGGGAAGATTTCAGTGAAGCTAATAGATATAGGTTCGCTGAAAATGCAAGCGATGTTAACGTTTTGGCAGAAATATTACGATATCTAAAATGACGGTCTACTTAATTTATAGTGGCTAATGTCGGCTAGCTACTACTATTTATGGATTGAAGGAAAATGAAAAAAGAGTTTAAATTTGTATTTACAAATGCGACTAAATAATCGGCAACTTTGCTGCTGCATCTATCGGTGGTATTAAACTGCGTCTAAGCGAATAGCAACTATTGAGTTGGAATAATATTATTGTAAGGAGAATCTCAAAATTATAAGATTTTCTTTTTAATTTCCAATTGTATGATATATACTAGTGTTCAGAAGGTCTTTGAACCGAGTTCGTGAATATGTAATAATCCCTAATGAGTAAAACCCTAACATATCAGTAGCTACACGCGTAGATGCTTAAGTAGCGGAGTTTCTGGACGCGGGTTCGACTCCCGCCGTCTCCATAGTGAGATAAAAAACGTCAAAACCTTTACTGGTTTTGGCGTTTTTTTTGTGGGGTTAAGGCCTTTTAATATGCATGCAGCTATTGATGTTAGTATTCATCGAACCTTTATCAATCATGTACGTCCTATTACCGTATGACTTCGAATGAGGTGACGGGATGGGGTTTTGGTATTTCTTAATTTTATTGTTTGGACTTTCATTTCTAGACTACTTATGACAAAGCGACTTCAGGTACCAATTCGGATGGGGCTACTGATTGTAGGAACCCTCTTTATAGCACTTTCCTTGTTTATGTTTTCACCTGGAAGTGCTGAAATCATTGTAGATTTATTTAAGTTGAATAGATCTTAACAATTAAAAATGTGCTCTTTTTACGAACTAACATAGCAAACTTGTATAGCTTATTGGAAAACGAGCAAGTACCTCAAAAAGGTTATTGTTTTTACAGCTCCGCACAATATGCTACAATAACCGACATTATGTTTGAAGGGAGAATAACCCATGATTAAAAAATGGTTTTTAACAATCGTACTTGGAGGATCCATGGTAGCATTAGCTGCTTGTGGTGATGATACAGCTAAAGAAACAGAGGGTGAAGAAACACCGCAAGAAGAGGTTGCAACAGATCAAGAAAGCGGCGAACAACCAGACATGCCAGAAGCTGATTTAGAAGGTATTCCAGAAGTTGTCGCAGAAGTAAATGGTGAAGAAATCACAAAAGAGGATTTTGAATCTGTTTATACGGGGCAATTCGAGCAAATGGCA includes:
- a CDS encoding tyrosine-type recombinase/integrase is translated as MFKSRKNGIFAVGEDMVVSIPSRESSKKSDSLTIGNALETIFQQMKISGNRPRTIESYKYIFNQFIEMTLIKNVDEITIDSIYHYLDAVQVSPSTKLIRLKSIKAVLSKFFDNGWIKEKFWNNIHIKIDKEVKKGTKESDIEMLLAVIDQSTFIGFRDAAAIKLMYTTGIRIKTLGELKERHIDFDSLYLNLDGSTLKNHKYLKLPINEEIAAIFKILIKLNEGIRGHYGTENKNVFITQNGLPMNSSKSSNCAISKQLNKYSKRYNLKNINAHAIRRGYAKNLLEKGASVALISKALGHSDLAVTTQYLDLDVEEVATDLRNFI
- the smpB gene encoding SsrA-binding protein SmpB, translating into MAKGEGKVIAQNKKAGFDFFIEETIEAGIVLQGTEIKSARNGKVQLKDSFVRIRNGEAWISNMHISPYDQGNQFNHDPTRSRKLLLHKKQIANLLAHSKVQGSAIIPLKMYLKDGFAKVLLGVGKGKKNYDKREDLKKKDAKREIDRAMKERNR
- the rnr gene encoding ribonuclease R; protein product: MGNPEKSLEQRLLVFMREEAYKPLTVQEIEEQFGFEDADEFTELVKTLVRLEESGTLVRSRSNRYGVPERMNVMRGKFIGHPKGFGFVAPEEAGLDDVFIPPTEVNGAINGDTVLIRISEGSSGDRREGAIIRIIERGTTKAVGTFQENKGFGFVVTDDKKMNMDIFIAKDDTLGAVDGHKVVVEITGWPEGRMSATGMVTQILGHKNDPGVDILSIIHKYGIETEFPPDVLEQANNVPDQIDPADLNNRRDLREEQIVTIDGADAKDLDDAVQVVKYEDGTYKLGVHIADVSHYVTEGSPIDREAYDRATSIYLTDRVIPMIPHRLSNGICSLNPQVDRLTLSCEMIFNDKGEVQSHEIFQSVINTSARMTYTDVYEILEQDNQELKEQYSELVPMFELMKELAEVLRTKRMRRGAIDFDFKESKVLVDENGYPVDVVIRERTVSERLIEEFMLAANETVAEHFHNMEVPAIYRIHEDPKPEKLQRFFEFVTNFGIVVKGSGTQIHPRALQEIVESIAGTPEEPVISTMMLRSMQQAKYSAESLGHFGLSTEFYTHFTSPIRRYPDLIVHRLIRTYLIEKDLSKKTIAYWDANMDDIATHTSERERRAVEAERDTDALKKSQFMADKIGEQFTGIISSVTNFGLFIELPNTIEGLVHVSNMTDDYYRFDDRSMMMIGERSNRQFRIGDEIEIKVIGVKPEESSIDFEIVGMVQTPRRTRKDQPKVIRANKKDGAGKPGRDGKKPEGGGPTRKPKNKKKKFYENVAKQGRKKKK